The Thermus hydrothermalis nucleotide sequence TTTCCAGGTAGCCGAAGAGGTCCAGGGCCTCCCCCACCCGCTTCCCGTCCAGGTAAAGCCGGCCCTCCAGGACCTCGAGGCGGTGCCGGGGCCTTACGCCCAGGAGGGAGAGGCGGGCGAAAGGGGTGCGGAAACCCAAGGACTCCAAAAGGGCAGGGCGAAGCCCCTCCTCCCGCGCCGCTTGGTAAAGGGCCAGCACGGCCCCGAGTATACTCAAGGAGATGGTCAAACACCGCTTCACGCTAGAGGCCTACCACAAAGCCTACGAGGCGGGGGCGCTTCCCGAACGGGTGGAACTTCTGGAGGGGGAGGTTTACGCCGTGTCGCCCATGGGGAAAAAGCACATCCGTTACCTTATTCACCTGACCAAGGTCTTCAGCGAAACCTTCGGCGAGGAAGCCTTGGTGGTTTCCCAAATACCCCTGCAACTCTCCGAGGTGTCGGAACCCGAACCCGATCTCCTGCTCCTGATGCCCCCCGAAGACCGCTACGACCGCCGCCCCCCTACCGCCAAGGATGCCCTCTTGGTGGTGGAAATCGCCGACACCACCTTGGTCCAAGACCGCACCCTGAAGCTTCCCCTCTACCAGAAGGCAGGGGTGCCGGAAATCTGGATCGTGAACCTGGTGGAGGAGGTCCTGGAGGTCTTCGCCTTCCCCCATTACTTGGAAGAGCGTTACCCCAAAGGGGAGAGGGTAGCCCCCAAGGCCTTCCCCAAGAGGCCCCTCGCCT carries:
- a CDS encoding Uma2 family endonuclease — translated: MVKHRFTLEAYHKAYEAGALPERVELLEGEVYAVSPMGKKHIRYLIHLTKVFSETFGEEALVVSQIPLQLSEVSEPEPDLLLLMPPEDRYDRRPPTAKDALLVVEIADTTLVQDRTLKLPLYQKAGVPEIWIVNLVEEVLEVFAFPHYLEERYPKGERVAPKAFPKRPLAWWV